From the Acidilutibacter cellobiosedens genome, one window contains:
- a CDS encoding pro-sigmaK processing inhibitor BofA family protein, which yields MGIDFGVILAYGIGLILLYLIGMLLVIPIKMIIRLVINGVLGGILLLIVNLIGGFIGINITINPLTAILTGFLGIPGVILLIILQYIL from the coding sequence ATGGGAATTGATTTTGGGGTAATACTTGCTTACGGAATTGGGCTGATTCTTCTTTATCTTATAGGTATGCTTCTTGTAATACCTATAAAAATGATAATCAGACTTGTTATAAATGGAGTACTGGGTGGAATACTTCTTTTGATTGTAAACTTAATAGGAGGATTTATAGGGATAAATATAACCATAAATCCTTTGACGGCAATATTGACGGGATTTCTGGGAATTCCGGGAGTTATACTGTTAATAATCCTTCAATATATTTTATAA
- a CDS encoding DUF2508 family protein — protein sequence MDYKERGKRIIKLANVLSFKPIEEKYTAEYEKKELIEDLKAAHREWKDKESHFNDVTDPDLIDHAIYEIEASKIKYFYFLKKIKENHPL from the coding sequence ATGGATTATAAAGAAAGAGGAAAAAGAATAATTAAGTTGGCAAATGTATTATCTTTTAAACCTATTGAAGAAAAATATACGGCAGAATATGAAAAAAAGGAACTTATTGAAGATTTAAAAGCAGCTCATAGGGAATGGAAAGACAAGGAATCTCATTTTAATGATGTCACGGACCCGGACTTGATAGATCACGCTATATACGAAATAGAAGCTTCCAAGATAAAATATTTCTATTTTTTAAAAAAGATAAAAGAAAATCATCCGTTATAG
- a CDS encoding 50S ribosomal protein L25 produces the protein MVTEKLKVETREEIGKNKVNKIRKAEYIPGVIYGKDQNTYHVKIKENEFYKTLRKFGRSSMLNLDLDGETVPVIIKEIQSDVINNKVVHVDFQKLVMTEKIKMNIPINLIGKDNIKIQPSMVVQQLDEIEIECLPGDIPEVIEGDVSNIDFKTPLLVKNLNIFGNEKITILKNENDAVAILVEPSRYTEEEPAETTEETPEETAEDEKE, from the coding sequence ATGGTAACCGAAAAATTGAAAGTCGAAACCAGAGAAGAAATAGGAAAAAATAAAGTCAATAAAATTAGAAAAGCTGAATATATTCCAGGAGTTATATATGGAAAAGACCAGAATACTTACCATGTGAAAATAAAAGAAAATGAGTTTTATAAAACTTTAAGAAAATTTGGGCGTTCTTCTATGCTCAACTTAGACCTTGACGGCGAAACAGTTCCGGTTATAATTAAGGAAATTCAAAGTGATGTTATAAATAATAAAGTTGTTCATGTGGATTTTCAGAAATTAGTTATGACAGAGAAGATCAAGATGAACATACCTATAAATTTAATTGGGAAAGATAATATAAAAATTCAACCTTCTATGGTAGTTCAACAATTGGATGAAATAGAAATTGAATGTCTTCCTGGAGATATTCCTGAAGTAATAGAAGGAGACGTATCGAATATTGATTTCAAAACTCCTCTTTTAGTTAAGAATTTAAATATTTTTGGAAACGAGAAGATTACAATACTTAAAAATGAAAATGATGCAGTAGCCATTTTGGTAGAACCTTCAAGATATACTGAAGAAGAACCTGCAGAAACTACTGAAGAAACTCCGGAAGAAACAGCGGAGGACGAAAAAGAATAA